In Geoalkalibacter sp., the DNA window CTTTTCCTGCTTGGCCTCGGGGCCGAAGACCAGGGCTTTGAGTTCGGAGCCGTCGATGTTCTCGCGCTCCAGCAACGCCAAGGAAATCCGCTCCAGGGCGTCGCGATTCTGCTCGAGGATATCGCGGGTGCGCTGGTAGCAGCGCTGCACGATGTCACGGATTTCGTTGTCGATTTCCCGGGCGGTGGACTCGCTGTAGTTCTTCATGTGCCCCATGTCGCGGCCGAGAAACACCTCGCCTTCCTTCTCGCCGAAGGTCAGGGGCCCAAGCTTTTCGCTCATCCCCCATTCGCAGACCATCTTGCGCGCGATGTGGGTCGCGCGCTCAAGGTCGTTGGACGCCCCGGTGGAGATGCTGGGAAACACCAGTTCCTCGGCGACGCGCCCGCCGAACAGGGTGCAGATGCGCGTGAGCAAGCCGTCCTTGGTCTCGTTGTATTTTTCTTCCTGGGGCAGATACATGGTCACCCCCATGGCGCGTCCGCGGGGAATGATCGAGACCTTGTGCACCGGATCGGCCCCAGGGAGAAACAACGCAACCAGGGCATGGCCGGCCTCATGGTAGGCCGTGACCTTTTTCTCCTCCTCGGTGATCACCATGGAGCGGCGCTCGGCCCCCATCATGACCTTGTCCTTGGCGGCTTCGAGATCTTCCATGCTGACCTTGTCCTCGTCCTTGCGCGCCGCCAACAGCGCAGCCTCATTGACCAGGTTGGCCAGATCCGCGCCGGAGAATCCCGGAGTGCCCTTGGCCACCACCGCCAGATTGACGTCGGGCGCCAGGGGAATCTTGCGCGCATGCACCTGCAGGATCTTCTCGCGGCCGCGCACGTCGGGCGGCGGCACGACCACCTGGCGATCGAAACGGCCCGGGCGCAGCAAGGCGGGGTCGAGAACGTCGGGGCGGTTGGTGGCGGCGATCAGGATGACGCCCTCATTGGACTCGAAACCGTCCATTTCCACCAGCAACTGATTGAGGGTCTGCTCGCGTTCGTCATGGCCCCCGCCGAGACCCGCGCCGCGATGCCGGCCGACGGCATCGATTTCATCGATGAAAATGATGCAGGGCGCATTCTTCTTGCCCTGCACGAACAGGTCACGAACACGGCTGGCGCCGACGCCGACGAACATCTCGACGAAATCCGAACCGGAGATGGAAAAGAAGGGCACCCCCGCTTCCCCGGCGATGGCTCGCGCCAGCAGCGTCTTGCCGGTGCCGGGAGGTCCGACCAGCAACACCCCCTTGGGGATCTTGCCGCCCAGGCGGGAATATTTCTTGGGATCACGCAGGAAGGAGACGATTTCCTCAAGCTCGTCCTTGGCCTCCTCGACGCCGGCCACATCGTTGAAAGTGACCCGGGCGGTGGATTCATTGAGCAGCTTGGCGCGGCTCTTGCCGAAACTCATGGCCTTGCCGCCGCCCGACTGCATCTGCCGCATGAAGAAAATCCATACGGCGATCAGCAGCAGGATCGGCCCCCAGGAAATCAGCAGGGTAAACCAGAAACCGCGATCCTCCACGGGCTTGGCTTCGATCACCACGCCGCGCTCCTTGAGCTCGGGGATCAGTTCCACGTCGGCGGGCGCATGCGTCTTGAAGGCCGTGCCATCCTCGAACTTACCCTCGATCTGCTGGCCCTGGATGGTGACTTCCGTGATCCGGCCCTCGGAAACCGCCGCGAGGAAATTGGAATAATTGATGGTTCTTTGCTCGGGCTCCTTTTGCGTCATCATGTTGAAGAGCATGATCATCAACAAGGAGATGACCAGCCAGAGCGCAAGATTTTTATAGAATTGATTCACGTTTCCCCCTGGGTCGGAACAGGATCCTTAAGAGCCGCCGCAACCGGGCAAGGCCGCGTTAACTATCGAGGAAAAGTACCACAGCCCCCTTGGATTCACAAGCGAAGAGTCTCCATTTTTGCGTCATCAAGAACGACCCGCAAAATTTTCCCACCATCCGCAGAAGGGCCCCGCCCATCGCAGCGGCGCAGGCCGACAAGCCAGAGGATTTCCGCCTCGCGCACCAGCAGCGGAACCCTGCTGCGCTCCTCAAGCGACAACCGCGCTTCGAGAAACAGCTCCTTGACTTTCTTGCGCCCCGGCATGCCCGACAGCCGCATGCGGTCGCCGGGACGCCAGGAGCGAACCCGCAAGGGAAAGCACACCTCCGCGGCGCTGTATTCGACGGCCCTGGGCGACTCTCCGCGCGGGCGCTCCTCAAGGCTCAGGCGCAGGCATCGGCCGTCGGGCAGGACGTACACGCCGGGAGTGGGAATCGAGATAGAATAGGCGGGCAAGGATGTGGGTGGTTCGGTGCGAAAGTGCAGCATTCCCTGCTCGGCCAAGAGCCACAGACCGGGCAAATGATACTCCTTGCGGCCCATTCCGGATTTTTGCAGCAAACGCGCCGCGGCCGCCACATGCTTGTCCTCGATCCCGCGCAGATCGCCGCGCGCCTGCCCGATGGCCTGCCGCAGCACCCGATCGCGCAAGGCCGGATGCAGCGCCGCGGTTTGGGCTTGGGGCAAGCACACATCCGCGCCGGGCTTCACCAAAGATTCCACCTGAAGCCGCCAGTAATCTTCCTCGCGGGCGAGGCGCTCGGCAAGACGCGCCAAGCCTTCCTCGATACGCGGGTTGAAGGTTTCCAGCAGCGGCAAAACCTCATGGCGCAGCCGATTGCGGACCATGCCGAGATCCTGGTTGCTGGAATCTTCGACCCAGCAGAGCCCCTGTCGCAAAAGATAGGCGCGGATTTCGCCGCGCGACACCCCCAAGAGGGGACGGACCAGATGACCGCTGCGGGGCCGCATGGCGACAAGGCCTGTCGGCCCGGCGCCGCGCACCAGACGATGCAGCAGGGTTTCCGCCTGATCACCCCGGTGATGACCCAGGGCAATCAGATTGCAGCCCATCTCAGCGGCGGTCTCGCGCAGAAATTCATGGCGCGCCGCGCGGGCCACCTGTTCCAGCCCCCCCCGGCCCGGCTCCAGGCGCTCGCCTACCGCAATCCGCGCGACCCGCAGCGACACCCCGAGCCCGGCGCACCAGGAGCGCACGAAATCAGCCTCGGCCGCACTTTCAGCACGCAGGGCATGATCAAGATGGGCGGCATGCAGATCCACGCCGAACTCGGCGCGCAGCGACCAGAGAAGATGCAGCAGGGCAACCGAATCGCCGCCGCCCGACACCGCGACGAGAATGCGATCGCCGGCTTGAATCAACTGGTGGCGATGGATATAGCGACGGACATCATCGACCATGGGTGAGATCAAACCCATAAAGAAAAACCCCCTCCGGGTCCGGAGAGGGTTTTTCTTGCGATTGGTGGCGGTGCAGAGATTTGAACTCCGGACACTGCGGATATGAGCCGCATGCTCTAACCAACTGAGCTACACCGCCGAAAAGAAGAACCAAGCCTCCCGAAGGAGGCATTGTTTTTTGGTTGCGGGGGCAGGATTTGAACCTGCGACCTTCGGGTTATGAGCCCGACGAGCTACCGAACTGCTCCACCCCGCGTCACGGAACCAGGAAGGTATCCAAATTCATCCGCCAAGTCAAGCAAATTTTTCTGTTCACCCGCGCCTCTCCACACCCTGCGCCCCGGCACGGGCCGCGTTCAGCGGCCGGCGACAAAGGCATCGATGCGCTCTTCGCTTTTCAGGCGGGCCACCACGCTTTGCGCATCGGCCGATTCGGCATAGGGTCCGATGCGCACCCGATACCAAGTGCCCTTGTCACCCAGATCGGCCTGCTGCACGAAGGCCGGAAAATTTTTGGTTTTCAGGCGATCGCTGAGATTGCGGGCATCCTCGGCGGAGCGAAAGGAGCCAACCTGCACCACGAAGCGACCATCGGCCGCCGTGGGCGCCGTTCTCGCAGGAGCGGGAGCGGGCGCGACAACAGGAGCAGGGGTTCGTGCGGCGGGTGCGCTCGCCGGCAGCGAACCCGTGGGGCGCAACACGGCGGTCGCCGCCGGTTGAGGCTCGGAGGAGGGTGCGTCCGGTGAAGCGGCGGGAGCCGTCGGTGGACGATTGATGCCGCTGCCCAGGGGTGCGTCCTGGCCTTTGGGCAAGGTATCGAAAAAGGTCAGCGGCGGCTTTTCCGTGCCCGTGGACTCTTCCTCCGCCTGCGGCGCGGGGGCGACGGGAGTCGGGACCGGCGCGGCCGGCGACACCGCGGCCGGCGGCACCGCGGGCGCCGGTTCTTCCTTGGCCACCTGGATACGCGCCGGTTCGCTTTTTACGATCGGCGGCACGGCGGGTGACGAGCCGCCCTTGCCCACCATGACTCCCAGGGAAAAGCTGACCAGGGAAACCGCAAGCATCAGCACCAGCAGAACCAGGGCCTGCTTCTTCTCCAGACGCCTCTGGCTGCGGGATTTCACGTCGCGCGTCATGTTCCTCAGACCTTTCGCCTACATTCGTTCCGGAGCGGAAACACCCAGCACTCGCAGTGCATTGTGCAGAACGATCCGCACGCAGTTGGCCAGATAGAGGCGCGCGCGGCTGGTTTCCGGATCCTCGGTGATCACCCTGTTGCGATTATAATAGCTGTGGAACTGAGCCGCCAGTTCCTGCAGATAAAAGACCACCCGGTGAGGCGAAAAGCTCTGGGCGGCCGCCGCGACGGTTTCTGGAAACTGGGCCAGGCGTTTGGCCAGGGCCAATTCTTCCTCCAGCAGCAACCGATCGAAATCAACCTCGCCCAGGGCGGGAAGACTCAGGCCCTGCTCCTGCGCGGCGCGATTGATGCTGCACACCCGCGCGTGGGCATACTGCACGTAGAAAACCGGATTGTCGTTGCTCTGCTGCTTGGCCAGTTCCAGATCGAAGTCAAGCTGGCTGTCCGAGCGGCGCATGAGAAAGAAAAAGCGGCAAGCATCGCGCCCCACTTCGTCGATCACCTCGCGCAGCGTGACGAACTCACCGCTGCGGGTGCTCATGGCCACCTGCTGGCCGCCGCGCAGCAAGTTGACCAACTGCACGAGGATCACCTGCAGATCCTCGGGATCGCGGCCCAAACCAGCCATCACCGCCTTCATGCGCGGCACGTAGCCGTGGTGGTCGGCGCCCCAGACATCGATGACCAGGTCGTAGCCCCGGTCGAACTTCTCCTTGTGATAGGCCACATCGGAGGCGAAATAAGTGGTGGCGCCGTTGGAGCGAACCATCACCCGATCCTTGTCGTCACCAAAGGCGGTCGTGCGAAACCACAGGGCGCCGTCCTGCTCATAGGCCAACTGCCGCTCGCGCACCAGCTCAATGCCGCGCGCCACCTCGCCTCGATCATAGAGGCTCTGCTCGCTGTACCAGCGGTCAAAGCGCACGCCGAAGGCTTGTAGATCCTCATCGATGCCCGCCAGGATGCGCTCGCCGCCGAAGCGGGCGAAAAACCGAACGGCGTCCGCCTCGCCCAGATCGAGCAGGCGACGCCCCTCCTTGGCGACCACCTCCGCGGCCAGATCGCGAATATACTCGCCCTGATAGCAGTTGGCGGGAAAGTTCAGGGCTTCCCCCAGAAGCTCGCGGTAGCGCAGATACAGGGACAGCCCCAGGGTGTCCATCTGATTGCCGGCGTCGTTGATGTAGTACTCGCGATCCACCGCATAGCCGACATGTTGGAGCAGCGACGCCACGGCGTCGCCCGTCGCCGCCCCGCGACCATGACCGATGTGCAGGGGACCGGTGGGATTGGCGCTGACGAATTCGACCTGAACCCTCTTGCCCGCCCCCAGATGGCAGCGCCCATAATCGGCGCCGGCGCGCGTGATGTCGTCGAGCGCCCCGTACCAGCAGCGGTTGCTGAGAAAAAAGTTGATGAAGCCAGGTCCGGCGATGTCGACCTTGCGCCACAGGCCATCGCCCTCGCCCAACGCGGCGACCAGTTCCTCGGCGATCTTGCGTGGCGCTTTTTTTTCGGCCCGCGCCAACAACATCGCCAAATTGGCGGCGAAATCGCCATGCTCGGCATGGGCGGGAACATCCAGCACAATCTCGGGAAACTCGCCCGAATGCAGACGCCCCTGCGCATAACATTGCCGCAAAGCCTGCTCGATGTGATTTTTGAGACGATTTTTCATGGAGATTCAGTCTTTCTCGAAAGAAGAGATCCTAGCCGCGGCCCTGTCGCCGATTGACGGAGCAAGTAGACGCCGGGTCCAAACCCGGCATGCTAGCGCCGTCGCGGGCAAGGTGTCAAGCACATGAAAACACACAGGATTCAAGGCTCATCCGCGTGAACGGGAGGGGCCGCGATGGTCGGGCGGGCGGGGGTGGGAAACTGATAGACCAGTTCGTCTTCCTTGACCATGCCGAGATCTCGGCGCGCCACCCCTTCCAGATAGCGGCTGTCGTTGCGCAGGGCCTCAACCTCACGCCGCAGCTTGACGTTGTCGGCTTCGAGCTCGGCGATCCGGTCCTGCAAGGATTGCTTGTACTGCAGCATGCGCCAGGTATTGAGAACGCCCTTGTCGCCGAACAGGGCCGCGCCCAACAGGGCGAGCACCAGGACGAGCATCCATAAGGGCGGCCGCAAACGGCTGCGGACAACGGGGGCTTCTTTTTCGTCGGCGGCCATGGCTTAGGGTCCAACGGCCGCCCCGAGGCGGCCGCAAGCAGAAGTATCGAAGGATTGAAACTGGGGAGGGGAGAATAAGGGAGCGGGCCGGTGTTACCTTAGTCGACGGTTACCTGGCCGCGAATCCGCTCCAGGGTCGCCGCGCCGATTCCCTCCACCGCCAGCAGATCTTCCACGCTGGCGAAGCGTTTTGCTTCGCGATGGGCCACGATTTTCTGGGCTTTGACCGCGCCGATGCCGGGCAGGGATTCCAGTTCCTGGGCCGACGCGGTATTGACGTTGATCAGGGCAACCTCAGCGACCTGCTGCCCGGTCTTTTGCTGGGCGAGGGCCGGCGCGCCGGCACCCAGCATGAGCATTAGAACAAACACCAACGAATACAAAAGTTTCTTCATGACAGATAATCTCCCCGAAAATGACAACAACAAATGAGTCAAGAAAACAACATCCGGCCCCTCCCGATGCTAAGGAGTAACACAGCAGGCTCTCAGGGTCAACGATGTTTGCGAAGGAACCCGCCGATCATTGGACGCCGCCGAACACCCCGCCGTACTTGGCCACCCGCCCCACCCCGCTCAGGGCGAACGAGAGCAAATAGCGGGTTTCGTCGGGCCGATCATAGAGGGTCAGGTAAATACTCCAGCACTGGGCGCGGTATTCAAGATCGTAGATCGTTTCCAGGGTTCGAGCGGTGACCAGGTCACGGCGATGGCTCGTTTGAAGATGCAAGGGATGCAGCAGTGAAGTGCGCAGGCTCAGATCCAGATATTCGAGGTCGTCGCGCAAATAATGATAGCCCAGGCTAAATGCCGTGCCGCGCCCGTCGTCGAGGCCCAGGGCGGTGCGCAGGTCTGAGAACCCGGAGGTTTTGCGCTCGCGCATTTGCAGGGCGTAGCGCCCATCCACATCCAGGGACAGCCAGCGGGTCGGACGCACCAGCAGTTCGGCGCGCACATCGGAAAAAGGCCGCAGATTGTCGCGGGGGTTGAGAGGATCTACGGCCGATTCGCGGATATCGTAATCCTGGGACAGGCGAAAATAGACGAACTCGTGATAGACGGCGGCGCCGTCCGCGGGCTGCAGGCGCGCGGTCAGGCGATTGGTGAGACTGTAGCGCAGACGATGCACGGGACCGATCCGATCCTCGGCGTCAAAACGGGGCAGGCGCTCCTGTCCGGTTTGGGGAATGTACTCATAGGCGATTTCCGGGGCAAGGAGATGCTGGATGCGCCGCACGCTTTTGCCCTCGACCGCATAGACCCTGGCGAAGGAGGATGACACCCGCGTGATGAATTCAACCTGGCCTTTCTGGCTGAAATCATCGTCTTCGTCGGAGGCGGAATAAAAACGCTGCCGCAGGGCCACCTCCGGTGAGATTTCCAGCAGGCCGCCGACCTGAAAAGGCGCGGCCAGGGTGGGGCGCAGACTCAGGCGCTGGCCTTTATTGCCCTCGCGCCGCCAGAAAGAGTCGTAGTCACCGGTGAATCCATAAAACAGCGGGCTTTCGCCGAAGCGCCGCGGACTGGCGGCAAAGCGCACCTGCGGCAGACGCTGCAGCGTTTCATCATTGGGGCCATAGAGATCCTTGAGGTATTTCACCTGGCCGCTGAGGTTATTCTTGTACCAGGCACGGCTGAGAAAGACCTTGGACTCAGTCTTGTCGAGATTGTACTCACCGGCCACCTCGCCGAAGCGGTCGAAATAATCGCGTTCACTCACATATTGGACATCGGCGCCCAGGCGCACCTCGCCCGGCAACCGCCCGTCGTTGCGCCATTCCAGCAAAAAAGCGTCATCCTCCTGCTCGAAACCGTTGACATGGTAGAGCTTCGCCTCGCCCTCCTGAGCGTCGAACAGGTAGCGATACTCCACACCTTTGCCCAAACCGTAATCGGTGAAGTAATCAAGATAGAGGGTGGCATCCTGGTTGCGGGCGATCACCTGGTAATAGGCCAGGGACAATTCCCAGCCACGGCGATCCGAGTAGCCGTAGCGGGGCATGAGAAAGCCCGATTCCCGTTCGGTCTTGGCCGGATAGAGAAAATAGGGGAAATAGAAAACCGGCAGGTCCTTGAGATAAAAGCGGGCATGGCTGCCGCGGGCGAATCCGCCGAGGCTCATCTCCAGGTCGCGGGCGCGAAACTGCCAATCGGGCCGCTCGCCCGCGCAGGTGGTGACGCTGCCGGTACCCAGGCGATAGCGCTGGGCACTGAGGCGCTCGATCCCCTCACCCTCCACGTAGAGCTGCTGCTCGGCCAAAAAAAACCGGCCGCGGGCCAACCGCCCCACTCCGCTCTCCAGGTTGATCTCCAGATCCTCGCCGGCGAGGGTGCCCTCGGCATCGCGGACCGCCACCGGCCCCGGCACCCAGGCGTCGCCGGTTTGCGGATCGTATTTGACTTCGTCCGCCAGCAGGGTCAGCCCATCTCGCTCAATGCGCACATTACCGCGCGCCTCATAGAGGCCCGTGGCGCGATCGGCGCTGAGCTGATCGGCTTCAATGCGCACCGGCGCCCCCTCCTGCCGAGACGCCTGCGCCCGGACCGTACCGGCGGCCGCAAGCATGAGAACGGCCGTCAGGCCAAGCAAAAATCTCCGGGCGACGCTCATTCCCCCACCTCCGCATGCTTCCTGAGCCAGTCGCGCACCTCGGCCACCAGATACAGGGAGCCGGCCACCACCACCAGAGGCGCCCGCGGCCACTCGGCGAGAGCCTGCCGCAAAGCCGCCGGCGGCGAAGCGCAGACCGTCGCGGCACAGCCCTGCCCCGCGAGAAATGTGGAGATCTCGTCCGCCGCCACCGCCTTGTCGACGCCTGGTTCCGCCACATAGGCCGCGGCCAGGTGCGGCAGCCAGGGCGCGCAAATTCTTTCCGGTCGCCGCTTGCCGCTCAGCCCCAGAACCCAGGGCAACTTCCCTAGCCGACATTCCTGCAAATAGGCGGCCAGAGCTTCGGCGCCGGAGATATTATGCGCACCGTCGAGCAGCACCGGAGGTCGCAGGGGCCAGCGCTCCAGACGCCCGGGCCAGTCAACGCTTTCGGTTGCGCGGCGCACCTCGGCCTCGCCGAGCTCGACCCCCTGCTCGCGCAGCAACTCCACCACAGCCAGCGCCACGGCCAGGTTCTCGCCCTGGTGCGCTCCGATCAGACGCGGCTTGAGACCGCACAGCCGCAGAGACCGCCCTTCATAGTCAAAGCCCTTTGCCTGCGGACTGATGCGGAAATCGCGACCCGCCCGGCGCACGGGTGCTCCGGCGGCGTGCGCGATGCCTTCGATCGCGGCCAGGGCTTGCGGCGCCTGAACCGCCAGCACCAGCGGCACGCCGGGCTTGATGATGCCGGCCTTTTCCCGGGCGATGGAGGCCAGATCGGGGCCCAGATGCTCGGCATGATCCTCGGACACCGGCGTGATGACCGTCACCCGCGGTTGAACGACATTGGTCGCATCCAGGCGTCCCCCCATGCCCACTTCAAGCACCATGAAGTCGACCTGCCGTTCGCGGAAATATTGCAGCGCCAAGACGGTGGTGAATTCAAAGAAGGTCAGGGGCAGATCCTCGGCACGGTGCCGCAGATCCTTGGTCAGGCGCACCACGTCGGCTTCGCTGATGCAGAGGTCGTTGACGCGGATGCGTTCGGTGAAGCAATGCAGATGGGGCGAGGTGTAGAGGCCGACCCGCAGGCCGGCCTCGCGCAAAACGCGCGCCAGGGTGGCGCAGACGGATCCCTTGCCGTTGGTTCCCGCCACGTGAATGACCGGGGCACACCGCTCGGGATGGCCGAGGCGTTCCAGCATCCGCTGGGTGTTGCTCAACCCCAGCTTGATGCCGAACCGCTGCAGACCATAGAGGTAGTCGAGCGTTTCGCGGTAGGTCACCGCTCAGCTCTTGGTGAAGATGCGCAAAACCTGGGAAAGGCGCGCCTTCATTTCCTGACGGCGCACGATCATGTCGACCATGCCGTGCTCGAGCAGATATTCGGAGCGCTGAAAACCCTCGGGAAGCTTCTGGCGAATGGTCTGCTCGATGACGCGCGGACCGGCAAAGCCGATCAGGGCACGCGGCTCGGCGATATTGAGATCGCCCAGCATGGCGAAGCTGGCCGTGACCCCGCCCGTGGTCGGATCGGTCAGAATCGAGATGAAGGGGATGCCCGCGGCCTTGAGCTTGGCCAGGGCCGCGCTGGTCTTGGCCATCTGCATGAGAGAGAGGATACTCTCCTGCATGCGCGCGCCGCCCGAGGAAGAAAACAGCAGCACGGGCTTGCCGGTCTCCAGACCCTTTTCGATGGCGCGGGTGATCTTTTCGCCGACCACCGAACCCATGCTGCCGCCCATGAAGCCGAAATCAAACACGGCCACCACCACCGGCAAACCGTCGATGGCCCCTTCGCCGCAGACGATGGCGTCGGACATGCCGGTTTTCTTCATGGTGCTCTTGATGCGTTCCTTATACTTCTTGCTGTCCTTGAAATCGAGAAAGTCCACGGAATGCATGCCGGCGTCCATCTCGACGAAGGTGCCGGTGTCGAGTACCAGGTCGATGCGCTCGCGGGCACTGATGCGAAAATGATAGTCGCACTTGGGGCAGACGTTTTGGTTGCGCTCGATTTCCTTGCTGTAGATGATCTCGTTGCAGTTTTTGCACTTGGTCCAGACCCCCGCGGGCATCTGTACCTGCTTTTCTTCCACGGGCGCGATGGGCGCTTTTTTCTTCAGGAACCAGGCCATGAATTTATCCTCGCCGGCAGGGTAACGGCTCTCAATGCTGTAAAAAAACCCTCTCCGCCACCCATGGCGGAAAGAGCGTCTAGGATCGGGCAGGCAGCGCCTGCTTGAGGGAACGCACAAAAACGGCGGCGCGCGCGCACAGATCGGGCTCGCCTGCGTTCTCGGCGATGAGCTTGACCAGGGCGCTGCCGACCACCACCGCATCGGCATGACGGCCGATGGCCGCCGCGGCCACGGGGGTATTGATGCCAAAGCCCACCGCCACCGGCACCGGGCTGACCTGGCGCAAGCGTTGCACCAGCGGCGCGATGCCTTCGGCATCGACCGCCTGAACTCCGGTCACCCCCGTCATGGAAACGAAATAGAGAAACCCCTCGCCCTGGGCGGCCAACGCCTCCATGCGCGCCTGCGGCGTGGTGGGAGCGATGAGTTGGATGAAATCGACACCTGCCCGGCGCAAATGCGGGTGAATTTCGTCACGCTGCTCGGCCGGCAAATCGACCAGCAGCACGCCATCGACACCGGCATCGGCCGCAGCTTGGGCAAAGCGCGCGCAACCAAAGCGAAACACGGGATTGAAGTAACCCATCAGGACCAAGGGGATCTGAGTGCGACGCCGCAC includes these proteins:
- the trpA gene encoding tryptophan synthase subunit alpha, with the translated sequence MSRIAQTFARLQAAGEVGLIPFLTAGDPDLATTEALVLSLAEAGADLIELGVPFSDPMADGPTIQAASERALAAGATPRAILELVSRVRRRTQIPLVLMGYFNPVFRFGCARFAQAAADAGVDGVLLVDLPAEQRDEIHPHLRRAGVDFIQLIAPTTPQARMEALAAQGEGFLYFVSMTGVTGVQAVDAEGIAPLVQRLRQVSPVPVAVGFGINTPVAAAAIGRHADAVVVGSALVKLIAENAGEPDLCARAAVFVRSLKQALPARS
- the accD gene encoding acetyl-CoA carboxylase, carboxyltransferase subunit beta produces the protein MAWFLKKKAPIAPVEEKQVQMPAGVWTKCKNCNEIIYSKEIERNQNVCPKCDYHFRISARERIDLVLDTGTFVEMDAGMHSVDFLDFKDSKKYKERIKSTMKKTGMSDAIVCGEGAIDGLPVVVAVFDFGFMGGSMGSVVGEKITRAIEKGLETGKPVLLFSSSGGARMQESILSLMQMAKTSAALAKLKAAGIPFISILTDPTTGGVTASFAMLGDLNIAEPRALIGFAGPRVIEQTIRQKLPEGFQRSEYLLEHGMVDMIVRRQEMKARLSQVLRIFTKS